The Macrobrachium rosenbergii isolate ZJJX-2024 chromosome 31, ASM4041242v1, whole genome shotgun sequence sequence aagtcaatgtcCCTTtttgtgggcgtgttccataagaacagggttcatcttatgaataataataataataataataataataataataataataataataataataataataataatgtgatatcGCGTTATTGCAAGTTACAAGCATGCAACACCAGGCATAATAGAATATATAAGCTTGTACGTTACACTGTCATCAAAACTTCACTGGATGAaagaaatttaagttaaaaaaaaaaactcattacgaAAGGACCGTGCCACCAAATCCTCTTTCGCTTCAATACACAAATACCCTACGCTTCAGGTTTAAAAAACCGAGCGCTTCACATCTCTTTGAAGCCTTTGCTACTTGGTAAATGACCTATTTCCCAGTGAATGGCTGGTAAGTGAGAATTCGCTCCAGTGCCTGAGACTTACGAAGTCAATTCAAGCTGATTTGAACTGCTTATACGTGGAAATAGCGAATGGTTGCTTACTACTGCCTTAAAACTTGTTTGCTCTCATGAAACGTCAGAATACAACAAGTTCCcgaatttcttattatttaagcCCCTTTCCTTTCCAACACATGAAGTTATCGGCGCATGAGTAATTATCACTACGTAACTATACGGATTCACGGTGGTATGATTTATTTTCACtggtatcattatcattcttactattctatatcattttttttttatctgatttctcTTCTTGCCCAAAATGATTATAAATCTAATTTATTGAAGGTCACCATGTTACAAGAATAGCAAAAATCCTGAAAACCTTTacgaatatttctgaaaatataatggCTCCAAACATAATTCTAAACGCTCTGGACAAGAAACttagacatttattattattattattattattattattattattattattattattattattattattattattattattattataattattaatattaaaaatactcatggtagcatgaATCTTGCAATgtaaaaaacaaatccacagttatgtatgattacaaatgcatttaaaaataaatctatacggagagctttcgggaatctgttcgattcacCCTTTTCAAGACTCCCGAAAGCTCTCAGTAtgggtttatttttaaatgcatttgtacccatacatagctgtggatttgtttctccattattattattattattattattattattattattattattattattattattattattattattattattagtagtagtagtagtagtagtagtagtagtagtagtagtagtagtaacagtattGTTACTGCTGCATTTCCGAGGTTTTCtaaagatataaattaatataagaatataaactgAAGAATACATGATCACGTATGCCTGAAGCATATCTTCTGCCCTTAGCTCCAAATTCCCGTGAAAGAAGAAGAGTCGCTTTTCACGATGAAATGAACGCATAACTGCCTCCCGTAATCTCActttcatattatggaaataccTTAATATGTCATCCGGTGGGACGAGTCTGATTATAAATTCAAACGGAATTCTCCAGCTGCATCTTATTACCAGAATTaagttgattttgtctttattattgaGAATTCTCAGATGTTGGCAGACTCTAAGAGTTTATTTATACCGCGCAGTTGTCGTCTTGGGAAcaaatgtgtgtttgtgaaatagaggaaaatacaaaacaaagatattgcaaaatattgttCAAAACTTGTATGAATATATCATGTCTCTCACAGCCCATACTCcttcatattttgataaaaataaagcatttctgTTGCTTTCAACGTGTCTGAATTATTATTGGCTATTAAGGAAACTTTATTAACGTAAATTACCATAGTAAACCTAAATTAGCAACGTAAATTATAGATGCTCTCAACTATAGAATACTTTCCTATGGAAACTGTTACGAACTGTTGATAGGAACATTCTATAGTTATATATTAACAAGTATTTATGTTAcaagttttgtttgtttcataccCATTTAAATTAACGTGAACATATAAGTAAAAAGGAGTTTAACATTTAtatccaattaaaaaaaagaggttaaGGAAGGCTACACAAAATATAATTACTGAGTTAATAGATAGTATAAGTTTGCTTCAgagccttgaaaaaaaaaaaatagctctaaTCAGGTAAACAATTCGTAGAAATTACAGCAATTACCAAGTAACAGATTGCCCTACTGAGGAATTCATAAGACTGAACCTTGATGATAATTGCACTGGAAATTATATTTACGACTGATAAACACTGACAGCCCACTTCGTTAGGGACTTTCGTCATTTTTATTGAGCAGCCACTCAGAGTAAAAGAATGTATtgcaggtgatatatatatatatatatatatatatatatatatatatatatatatatatatatatatatatatatatatgtatatatatatatatatatatatatatatatatatatatatatatatatatatatatatatatatatatatatatatatatatatatatatatatatatatatatatatatatatatatatatatatatatatcaaaatatatatatcataccatacatatatatatatatatatatatatatatatatatatatatatatatatatatatatatatatatatatatatatatatatatatatatatatatatatatatgtatgtatatatatatatatatatatagttatatatatatatatatatatatatatatatatatatatatatatatatatatatatatatatatatatatatatatatatatatatatatatatatatatatatatatatatatatatatatatatatatatatatatacagtgcttcAAAATTAGattctctacagcataaactaaattgatatggacaaaaacaaaagtaattcataacaggtatttatttaagttttctctgggtatttaatattctgtgtggcctccatctgcctgtaccacagcccgcattcttgagggtatgatttccagcaaatcgcaaaaagctgagactcaaactccatttcctgagcactttggtcacctctcttgcaggtcgtcgaggcttgtataccatcatagttcagtGTGTGCGCTGtgaacacgatcctttaagatactcaccaatgttttcacacacattaaggtcaggagctacctgaaattctcttgatgagaagaaattcgataccactgttttgaagcagctcctgtgtctgaagagcctagaaacatggtgccttatcatgcaaaaatgtgacttcttcaacagataaacacattttcaggatctttgagaaaggaaatactccaccagtaagcacagtttctctgaagtatttgccattccatgactgtcctttttctttgatgatccacattaaccatttggctgtgaaacagagaaaattcccaaacattcagaaatttcacaatttggtgatagcgcatgtcatctctgatatcatccaactttgcagcccaaatgatgtcatttatatgatttggcttcctgactgtgtaaatgaagaattcatctgattcGGCaatatggagaaagtcagcttcatatcaattttaagaaatgaaccacaaaaccatgcatggtcttctctgttgctgagtgatgttgggcttgctgataacatgaaatggcttgataccagatttttcaactcacgatatacagcactataacttctcttctttccctttttgtttctagttcaagcgccaatttatgtaaagactttcttggtctacccactgcccaGCTATGATGTAAAagcttttgactcctgagaaaggacttcaggccttccaagattctcactctttttgcgatgacagtcatatggattttttccagtttcttttaacaaaggattcatctctttaatgtatttagctatccaggaacgtgacatgaaggatgtgccagcatcctggcctctctgaaggttatagcctggatttggtcaatccatctgatttcctccgagtcgttagctaTGGCTTTATCTAActcgtcactcagtctgaaatgcaaaaatgtaaaatgaaaaatagcttaacagaaacttaaaataatatacttgtagactggctatagcagaaaacttcataactttccatttgttctgtggagggggtcccctctaatttcgaaacacccggtatatatacgtatacagatagatagatatcatatTACTTGGCTACCACAAATttatttcaagatacaaaaacatTATATCAACATAAGTGTAAACAGTTAACTATACTAATTtacggctaaaaaaaaaatgagaacattagTATGTAAGATGCCAAGTTCttataaaatcatcataataTGAACAGGCAAACACTCCCTCAATCAATACATTGCAATGCACCACTGCAATTGCCTTAACAACGCGCAAgcaaatttctgaatgatttaCAAGGTTACTGATTGAAGAACAATATTAATCACGATTAATGGATATAATATTGGAAGGGTTACGCCCATTCCAATTCGGCAGATCTGACTATGAATTCAAGCAATGTTATGTTATTGGAATTGTTATtgaattataatacaaaaaggtGGAAAAACTACatgcttaaattttttatttattgatagaatAACTTCCATTGGTTTTATATGCCAAAAGACTTGTTCATGGAAGGgtggaaaaaacattaaaaatgttacCTTGGAATTTGCTGCATGTTTTcattgtacattgtatatatatatatatatatatatatatatatatatatatatatatatatatatatatatatatatatatatatatatatatatatatatatatatatatatatatatatatatatatatatatatatatatatatatatatatatatatatatatatatatatatattaataatattattttttaaaccacCCTACCTTGCCCAGAAAAAGAGAATCTGcgtgtcagtattttttttcatccaGCAATTCATTTGGTTACAATAATGCAAATCTAAATATCACTTTACATATATCAGTTATCTTCTAAACATTCCAAGATTCATTTTGGTGCGTTCTCAGGTACTCTTATACAGCAACTTTTATCAATACCGTTTGGGGGGTGGGCGGTTGGTAGCGGTATTTGTGTCTCCCATAAAACGCCTGGGTCTCCATAATATAGTTGGGAGAAAGCAGGTGGGAGCTTTCCCAAGAGGATGACgtcattttttttgtcaggttCCATATTCCTACACGGGTGAAAGAAAGTAGAAAAAGCATACACAACGAATTTGTGCTGTAAAATGCTGTtttaacatacatatatctatatatatatacatacatacacatacatacatacatacatacatatatatatatatatatatatatatatatatatatatatatatatatatatatatatatacatacatatatatatatatatatatatatatatatatatatatatatatatatatatatatatatatatatatatatatatatatatatatatatatatatatcgatgtcagtcaggcagccgatcgagactacaagtctaccccaaagccaaatcaaaagtccttcaaaagaaggcatcgtgcttacccccatacaaaaatgggaaaaagcacgttaaaagaagaagaagaagatatatatatatatatatatatatatatatatatatatatatatatatatatatatatatatatatatatatatatatgttatgatcaGATAACGAAACCAGGTATTTCActaactgcctgaaatttcaagcAGATAGCAGAaacacttagggacatttgatccctaggggctagtactaaacacggcgaaatacatttgacactctaggggctagtactaaacacggcgaaacagtgtaggtgagtcactggttctccgtgtttagtaatagcccgtgggtggatcaaatgtccctcagcgcgtttcgctatctgcctgaaatttcaagcAGCTAGTGAAAtacctggtttcgctatctgcctgtaacatacgTTTATAAATGCTTCGCTGTCTGCCTGCAACATATGTACCCTATCGCAGGTCTGGTTATGGAAATGATTGAGGTAGGGTAAACTTGAGCCATGAAATCAACTGAAACTTCATTATGCATATAATTTATGACGTATGATCCCTTTAAAACTATTTAACCTACCAGTTAAACACCAGTGAATggttaaacaaaagcaaaatcaagGAACAGAAGCATTAAAACCACTTACCTAGAAAAATAAGCctggaatacaaataaaaagtagaaaataatatcTCCTTCAAAGTGTACAAAACAATTATCacattatttttatggaatagACCGTTTGTTGTTTCCCGGCTGAGCCCTGTTCCTAGAAAGGTTCAGACGACGGCAAGGATTATCAGGTATTAAGGACAGAAACTAATCTTAGAAGAAAACGCAGCTCTGGAGaaatattttcaggaaatttttagaaatgtataagtatacacacacacacacacacacacacacacacatatatatatatatatatatatatatatatatatatatataattatatatatttatatatacatgtatgtatgtatacattatgtgtatatatatatatatatatatatatatatatatatatatatatatatatatatatatatatatatatatatatatatatacatacatacatacatacatacatacatacatacatacatacatacatacatacaggcagatAATTTGAAACCAGGCATTTTGagaattgcctgaaatttcaggcagatagcgaaatccacttaaggacatttgatctccccaggggctagtactaaacacggcgaaacagtgattcacctacgctgtttcgccgtgtttagtactagcacctggggggtcaaatgtattttgccgtgtttagtgccagcccctgggcgatcaaatgtccctaagtgcatttcactatctgcctAAAATTTCATGCATTTCGTGAAATGCCTAGTTTCTATctgcctgtctatatatatatatatgtatatatatatatatatatatatatatatatatatatatatatatatatatatatatatatataatatatatatatatatatatatatatatatatatatatatatatatatatatatatatatatatatatatatatatatatatatatatatatatgtattatatatgttctttcactatgttgtttcactttttcttggtcatatattttgttcttatctaAATATCCAGGAGTTATTCCCGTACTAGAAGTTTTAAATACCATATGGACAGAAATCCATACTCTAAAATATCACTCTGtaacattttataaagaaaagggataaaaaaagacTGTCGAGAATattcataaacacatatatttcCAGCTACCTTCTTTGTTCTTTACATCCATGATTGTgttcatttaactttttaaagtttttgcaaatattttttttatttaatttcttacatagagagaaggaagaagcaaatgaaggagagaaaggaaagagtaaAGACAGTAAAGATTTACATTGTGAGAATCAATAACACATTAATGGATATTTTGTTACAATGTGACTCAACAAAATACACTATGGACATATGATCCTATAAAGATATTCTCATAGAATATTCACAAGCTGATTCATTTATAAAGGAGACCGAACATATACACAAAATCAGCACATAAACCCACTCTGCGCCCCACATACGAAACTTGGGGAACCAGGCATTGGCTTCTAATGGCACAGTAGATAGACGTATAGTCATACCACATAACCCCGtctaaaacgaaataaaacatttctttgtCAACATACAGACACTGTATTTATTTACAACAAATACACTGACGGATTTTACTGACAAATTATGTAATTTCTTACATATGTTAGAGAGAAAGAATGCAAATGCGTTTAGTGACGGAAAgtgaaaatatacaaatcacaagaaagataaaaaaaaaataataatggaaacattTAATTGTTTCTGACATTAAAGCATATGACACCTTTATGCAACTAATATTAATCCTTACCAtgtataatttcaataaaaagtcatgcctttatttacaaataaatacttaCAAAGATTgtgatattttatgtaattacattTGTACATGATTCACTTAGGAGACTAACGGGAAAAACgttaatactaatatatatagagactgaaaagggaggctgaaaaaggaaaataaactataATCTCCTTGAGTTTTGGGGTTAAACTCCCTCTCTCAAGTTAGAAACAGTTTTTATAAACGTCTGCACTTCGTAAGCTCTGTCACAGATCTGTTAGAATTTCGTTTAATtgtaaaaaatctataaattggaaaataaaaaacagtcaTTCCTATATTTTTTCTGAGTAATTCATTTGCTGGAATATTTGCCATAATTAACATAAATTAGTATAAATTTCCAGAGACAGTATTTTAAGTCCATGTAATTTTAAACAGggaatatatattgtaatgaatgtGACTTTTGAGGGTTGTATTCTATTCTCCTTAAAAATAATGGTCGAtatgactatttttttataaatgtacttAATTCTGTTTGATATTAtgctgagtaaaataaaaacaaaaaaaaaatatgataaatgactTAGTGAACATTAAattagagagaagagaaattctctattatttacaaaattatattttacattttaatgtaatatataattttattatttcaatattttaaacaattctttcttttctgcaagtcaggagaaagagaagagagagagagagagagagagagagagagagagagagagagagagagtcctgactgtaaaagacagtttttttttacataaatactgCATTAGTTTATCTTTTCACCAATAATACAATTATATGATACATACACAGGTATAATGACCACATCCATTATACATGAATTGATTGAGTGAATAACGCttgcactttcttttttttaactcaaaGATTTTGTCTCACACTTATTACAAGATCTCTGCTTCTtattcattcacaaaacattccaACAAatcacataactttttttttacattcattacaTCGAGGTCTTGACTAACCCATCAACTGACAACACGCCGAAATGATACAGTTATTTTACGCATCAGATAGTTATAGTTACATCACATGAATGGAAGCTGAATTGGCAGCCGCTATTTGGGATGAATAACATCCATATTCATCACATAAGTAGCAGCAATACATCTTCTTAAGGAGTTAAATATAAGGAATTGTAAGTCATTTATACCTTTCACTGTTTACTTTAGTCTTAAGTTACTAGAATGATTGAAGTTATGAAGGCTTCTGCCCATATTATGAGAAGCACCACTGAGACCTGGATAGTCACTGTTTATAATTGTTTAGGTGTTTCTTACTTTCGCAGTCTCTTTGAGTGTGTCAGGGGTCTTTTGGTGTAAAGACTCGGCAGTAAACTGTCCATCAGAGTCTTATAGCTTACTGCTAAACTCTTCCAGCCCTCTTTGGCCTTCAGTACTGTCTTTGACCCCAAGGGATGACAAACAGTCACTTGGTATTAACTGCACTGACGAGAGGTGACTTTCAAAGTAAGACTCCAAAATGTTTCCTATCATAGGTTGGTCGCAGCGTACTTGCTGCTGGATCCTTCCATCCTCTCTTTGACCCTGTCGAGAGTCCTACGCAGGAGAGACGTGAAGGCGTTGCGGATGTCCTTGCTGAAGAGGAAGTACAGGATGAAGTTCAGCCCGAAGTTGAGGAACTCTAGGTTGTTGGCGACCGCCCGGAAGATCTGGTAGTTGAGGCTGCTCCTCTTCTCGTCCCTGAAGGTGAGAGACAACACGGCCGCTGGAATGTTCGTGACGAAGAACGCCACGATGATGGACACAAGGAGCAACACCAGGCGGCGTTCCATGTCGTGCCTCCTCTCACTCATGCCCCTGGGTTGAGGATTTGGGACTGGAGGTCCTacggaaggggaaggaaaaaaaatgccagtttaaaaaaaaagcacgatAAATCTATTTCTGTCTTAAGACTTTTCCTAAGGTTTAACTGGTTTCGTTTTTCGTTTCTTTCAGTTAACTTATTTTGACGAAGAGGAACCATAAATAACAATAGACAGCAACTGATATGTCGATAATTAGTAATTAATACCATAATTAAGAACTGTCACGCTATCGTACAGATAAAGCCATAGAGGTCATAGTAGACTATGAATGAACGCatccacccacacatacacacacacacacacacaaggaaaaactgaatcataaaggatttaaaacatttttatttctaacaaACTACTTCACACATATCAAACAAGATTATGTAAACGAAAAATTATCAGGTTTAAAAGTTTCCTGAAAAACTCCGTTAACCTAACTGACGAATCATCCCTCTGGTCGTTAGTTCAATGTGACAAGTCTCTGACTGGTTGTGGACAGGCAAGGGACTCGCAAATTCACCccaaaaatcttaataaaaaccGGAAAACTATCCTTTAACAACATAAAAACGAAGTGAATGTGGAAAAAGAAAGCGGACAGCTTTCCAAAGCATTTTTCCTGCAGAGGATAATCAGTCTTGGGCAACAGAAATACCATTGTTTagtaatgaaagatgaaaaagcaCGAGTTGGCAAATGTCAGTGACAAAGGACTGCTGGTGGGCCTCACGGCTGGGTCGTATTTGCATGTCCCAATTTGTCAAGGCGATATTGTGCAGGAGTCTACTGACAGCTATCTAGGTTTACACTTTCAAATTTAAGCTATTATAAAGACAAACTATTCCACTTGCTGTGCTTTCCAAGCTTATTACTTGTTGAAATGTCCCATGTAGAAAATTTCTAGAGTAATttaaaaaacaactgaattcaaCGGGAAAAAATACcctgaaaatttacattttatctttatatacaaaattccTGTTTACCACTGAAAACTAAACAATAAAGCCAAGATTAAATTcgaaaaaaacttgtatattgGAACAGAAGGTTGTACTCAAATAGATTTGTAGAATTTGGtgaacaacttatgaaaaaccgtttTTTTTCCAATCCTTTAAATGTACTTTTATTGAAAAGAGAATATTCCAGTGTACTGTTTTCCAgtgtatttgaatttattttccagttctGTCCCACAGGAAAATGCGGTGCTAGAGTGACgttaactaaaataacaaaaaagacacTTCCGTATGCAGGAGGTTTCTTGAACACAAAGAAAGTGTCTtccaaatataatacaaaatttccTTTTCGGACCACTGGGACATTCAGGTAAAAACATCACGGAGGTGGCTGTTCATCAGAAGAGTTTTGCATCAGTGAGTCACAAGGCCCACTTTGGTTGATTGTACCTTGGGTGGTTGGGTGGtaggatatgtatatgtatatgtatatgtgtgtatatatatatatatatatatatatatatatatatatatatatatatatatatatatatatatatatatcttagtatatgtatatttatatatatgtatatatctatctatctatctatctgtttatctatcaatacacacccacacacacacacacacacacacacacacacacacacacacacacacacacacatatatatatatatatatatatatatatatatatatatatatatatatatatatatatatagagagagagagagagagagagagagagagagagagagagagagagagagagagagaaatagaaaaccAGGAGATACAGACTAAAAATGAATAggtatgtagatatacataaaaatatatacagacagttacataaaatcaaagaaagagagaggacagaaagagaaagcaaaagacAATTGACCTTCAGAGGGCATCAGTGGCCTGAACTTATTAAAGGAGGTGAGTAGCTGTCGGATCTAAATaaaaaacagtgataaaaaagGACACTGGGAAGATGACTTTAGTTAATAAAGTAGGCTATTATTTTCTTGGTGAGGacataaagagaaaacaaaacaattgacCTTCAGAGGGCATCAGTGGCCTGGAACTTATTAAGGAGGTGACGTAAATCTcttattacttgttttattactttccgAAAAGACGTAAAGGACACTGGTGATATGACTTTAGTTAATAATaggaggctatatatatatatcttgtttgtaTATCGGGGAtgatatagaatgtatatatatatatgttactgctgatatatacatagaatatatattttcttttatatgatatatatatatatatatatatatatatatatatatatatatatatatatatatatatatatatatatatatatatatatatttatatatatatatatatatatatatatatatatatatatatatatatatatatatatatatatatatatatatatatatatatatatgtgtgtataaacagaTATTAATCTCTTTTATATAAGACTTGTAAATAGTGCATATGATTCATGATAAATCTTAAGAATTCTCGCAAAATACATATAACCGCATTAATGACACTCAGTGATCTCTTTCTAAGGGTTTTATAAGGAGGTTGTTTGGATGGGTAACacctggatagagagagagagagagagagagagagagagagagagagagagaatcctgaaaCTTGGCagtggaaaacaataaaatgggaATTTAGTACCCATAATCTAGAAGCTAAACTTAATTATCAACGATAATAACATACCTTCCACATTAATCATAGAGAGACCGATCTTCTCCTTATCCGACCCGTTTTTCCCGAGGGACTTACTCGAGGAATTCCTCGTACAGACCAATTCCCCGTTGGAATTGGGCTGAACACTCGACCCTTGATTCCCATCGTCGATGTGGCCTGTCTCCTTCGGCGAAGGGGCCGAGTTGGAGGCTGCATTCAATGTCCCTTCGGTGGTAACGCAAGCTGACACCACGTCTGGTTGGACGTTCGTCGGAGGGGAGCTGTTCACTATGACTGTGTTGGGTGCGTTCAGTTCGCCATATGACTGGGATGGGATGGCGGACACTTCGCAGCTCATGTTCTGAGAGAGAAGGCGCCTTCTTCGGCTGATCTTCTTGAACTCGATGATGATATATGTGTTTAGGACTGCCAGCATGACAGCTGGGGCAAATCTGAGGTaaattaaacaaggaaaaagaatattgagATAGATGTCTAATAAAATGATAGATATACCTTTATTATTGATGGAGACAAACTCTTCTTTGGAGATCTGTCCCTCTGATCTGGGATTTGCTAGACCTATGCTATATCCACTCAGGCACAGAAGTCATTTCGCTTGTATTTATCACCTATTTCCAGGTGAACTGCAtacttattatcattataaatatatcattataactGCTATTATTTTAACAGCAGAAGCGGCTCCAGcaacagtaacaacaaaagaaataagcaaaaacataaagaagaagaatcccgCAATAAGAAGGGTCCCACCTGACGCAAATCTCCAACAAGTACTCGTAGACTGTGAACCACCTCTGCGACACCAGGTCCATGTTTTCCTCAATTAGGTACCTGTCAGGGGAGTCCTGCAGGGGCACGACTATCTTGTAGAAGGCCATTGGAATGTAGATGATGAAGGCGATGATGAAGGACAGCGCTATCCTGACGGAGGCCACGTAGTGGCTGTGGAGGTTCCTGTATTTCCGGGGGTAGCACACGGCCACGAATCTGTC is a genomic window containing:
- the LOC136855364 gene encoding probable G-protein coupled receptor AH9.1: MTNTSLDDAPNGAQMQVEYIGYAQDGVIEHGVEDTMSPEIEYMGHIAYSVVAPVIISFGILSNTVNLVVLTRPSLRGPTFRYLKWLAVDNLLVCVVLLPFTLHSHVTPVPYPAALYFAHIEVPVGNALIASSVYIVVGLSFDRFVAVCYPRKYRNLHSHYVASVRIALSFIIAFIIYIPMAFYKIVVPLQDSPDRYLIEENMDLVSQRWFTVYEYLLEICVRFAPAVMLAVLNTYIIIEFKKISRRRRLLSQNMSCEVSAIPSQSYGELNAPNTVIVNSSPPTNVQPDVVSACVTTEGTLNAASNSAPSPKETGHIDDGNQGSSVQPNSNGELVCTRNSSSKSLGKNGSDKEKIGLSMINVEGPPVPNPQPRGMSERRHDMERRLVLLLVSIIVAFFVTNIPAAVLSLTFRDEKRSSLNYQIFRAVANNLEFLNFGLNFILYFLFSKDIRNAFTSLLRRTLDRVKERMEGSSSKYAATNL